The following are encoded in a window of Nibricoccus aquaticus genomic DNA:
- a CDS encoding DUF3592 domain-containing protein, with amino-acid sequence MKLRVKGQPGPPAVEDATRSAGDGPISSRRRKGKLTTAGRWVLGLFFTVFLAFGVGATYALALKPWINVVAARSWVPVNCRILTSEVRHHSGDSSTYSVEISYAYTFEAQTFTLEGRTFTGTRYDFTTGSSSGRKAKQAIVARYRPGSAAVCYVNPKNPSEAVINRSQIRDWGFGFIPLVFVLIGGGGICFAIFGQRKSKDSPANSRSALRARESRWSRGPAETEDFSAYPVDREGSMELVPSSTRVGKLVGIAFFAVFWNGIVSVFVVSVVRDIGRGGFIEWFFALFLLPFVAVGLFLIGLIVRFAMELSNPVPRLTVNRRAFLPGETLDLTWRFEGRAKRLKSVRFWLEGREEATYRRGTDTRTDKEIFATLEIASASGLASAEAGHATLRLPGRLMHSFKAANNRVVWELRVKGEIDWWPDLSEEFAVAIVAPKSSSHTEANPTVET; translated from the coding sequence ATGAAGCTCCGAGTGAAGGGCCAGCCGGGCCCGCCTGCTGTCGAGGACGCGACCCGGTCGGCGGGCGACGGGCCGATTTCGAGTCGGCGGCGGAAGGGCAAACTCACCACGGCGGGGCGTTGGGTGCTGGGGTTGTTCTTCACCGTATTTTTGGCCTTTGGGGTGGGGGCGACTTATGCACTCGCGCTGAAGCCGTGGATCAACGTGGTGGCGGCGCGTTCGTGGGTGCCGGTTAACTGCCGGATTCTGACGAGCGAGGTGCGCCATCACAGTGGTGATTCGTCCACATACAGCGTGGAGATCAGCTATGCGTACACGTTCGAGGCGCAGACGTTCACGCTGGAGGGACGCACGTTTACGGGGACGCGGTACGATTTCACGACGGGTTCTTCGAGTGGGCGCAAAGCGAAGCAGGCGATTGTGGCGCGGTACCGGCCGGGGTCGGCGGCGGTCTGTTATGTGAACCCAAAGAATCCGTCGGAGGCGGTTATCAACCGTTCCCAAATCCGCGATTGGGGATTTGGATTCATACCGCTGGTTTTCGTTTTAATCGGGGGCGGTGGCATTTGTTTCGCGATTTTTGGTCAGCGAAAATCCAAGGACTCTCCAGCGAATTCACGGAGTGCGTTGCGTGCGCGGGAGAGTCGCTGGTCGCGCGGACCGGCGGAGACCGAGGATTTCTCTGCGTATCCGGTGGATCGTGAAGGATCGATGGAGCTGGTGCCTTCGTCGACGCGCGTCGGCAAGCTGGTGGGCATCGCGTTTTTCGCGGTGTTCTGGAATGGGATCGTCTCGGTTTTCGTGGTGAGTGTGGTGAGGGACATTGGGCGAGGCGGTTTCATCGAATGGTTTTTCGCGCTGTTCCTGCTGCCGTTTGTCGCGGTCGGGCTTTTCCTGATCGGACTGATCGTGCGGTTCGCGATGGAGCTGTCGAATCCGGTGCCGCGCCTGACGGTGAACCGGCGAGCGTTCCTGCCGGGAGAAACACTGGACCTGACCTGGCGGTTTGAAGGGCGGGCAAAGCGTTTGAAGTCGGTGCGCTTCTGGTTGGAAGGCCGAGAGGAGGCGACGTATCGGCGCGGGACGGACACGAGGACGGACAAGGAGATTTTCGCGACGCTGGAGATCGCGTCGGCCTCGGGGCTGGCGTCGGCGGAAGCGGGTCATGCGACGCTGCGGCTGCCGGGACGGTTGATGCATTCGTTCAAGGCGGCCAATAATCGCGTGGTCTGGGAGCTGCGCGTGAAAGGCGAAATCGATTGGTGGCCTGATCTCAGCGAGGAGTTTGCTGTCGCGATCGTGGCGCCGAAATCCTCCTCACACACGGAGGCGAATCCAACAGTCGAAACATGA
- a CDS encoding NAD-dependent epimerase/dehydratase family protein, giving the protein MENSYTLVTGGTGFLGRRLVERLLTEGRRVTVLGRTPAPDLAARGVRFIRASLDDPAAVSAACQNVDTIFHVAAKVGVWGRYDDFFRINVLGTRALIDGARRHGVRNFVHTSTPSVVYNGRALGNADESLPLTTACPSPYPLTKAIAEREVLAANSPELRTVALRPHLIWGVGDPHLVPRILARARAGRLRIVGPGTNRVDMVHVENATDAHLLAEKALDGPAAGRPYFITNGEPVVLWDWINQLLTALGEPPITRHISLGAASAIGALCETLWRVLTLRSEPPMTRFIAAELAKDHWFDLTAARRDLGYQPRLSMAAGTAELIAWYRAQAG; this is encoded by the coding sequence TTGGAAAATAGTTACACACTCGTCACCGGCGGCACCGGCTTCCTTGGGCGCCGCCTCGTCGAACGCCTCCTCACCGAAGGCCGCCGCGTCACCGTGCTCGGCCGCACCCCCGCGCCCGACCTCGCAGCCCGCGGCGTCCGCTTCATCCGCGCCTCCCTCGACGACCCCGCCGCCGTCTCCGCCGCCTGCCAAAACGTGGACACCATCTTCCACGTAGCCGCCAAAGTCGGCGTCTGGGGCCGCTACGACGATTTCTTCCGTATCAACGTCCTGGGCACACGCGCCCTCATCGACGGCGCCCGCCGCCACGGCGTGCGAAACTTCGTCCACACCAGCACCCCCAGCGTCGTGTACAACGGCCGCGCCCTCGGCAACGCCGACGAATCCCTCCCTCTCACCACCGCCTGCCCGAGTCCGTATCCGCTCACCAAAGCCATCGCCGAACGCGAAGTCCTCGCCGCCAATTCGCCCGAACTCCGCACCGTCGCCCTCCGCCCCCACCTCATCTGGGGCGTCGGCGATCCCCACCTCGTCCCCCGCATCCTCGCCCGCGCGCGCGCCGGCCGTCTCCGCATCGTCGGCCCCGGCACCAACCGCGTCGACATGGTCCACGTCGAAAACGCCACCGACGCCCACCTCCTCGCCGAAAAGGCCCTCGATGGCCCCGCCGCCGGTCGCCCTTACTTCATCACCAACGGCGAACCCGTCGTCCTCTGGGACTGGATCAATCAACTCCTCACCGCCCTCGGCGAACCGCCCATCACGCGCCACATTTCCCTCGGCGCCGCATCAGCCATCGGCGCTCTCTGCGAAACCCTCTGGCGCGTTCTCACTCTCCGCAGCGAACCGCCCATGACCCGCTTCATCGCCGCCGAACTCGCCAAAGACCACTGGTTCGACCTCACCGCCGCCCGCCGCGACCTCGGCTACCAGCCACGCCTATCCATGGCCGCCGGCACCGCCGAACTCATCGCATGGTACCGTGCCCAGGCTGGCTGA
- a CDS encoding queuosine precursor transporter, which translates to MSGIVLLSNILVQYPINPWLTWGAFSYPVAYFVTDVCNRAAGPSLARRVAWIGFGVGLILSAILAPPRIAAASGTAFIVSQLLDVAIFNRLRAASWWKAPFFGSATASIIDTALFFSLAFAGTGESWLHLATGDLAVKLFMALALLPPYRLLVKRLTA; encoded by the coding sequence ATGTCCGGCATCGTGCTGCTCTCGAACATCCTCGTGCAGTACCCGATCAACCCATGGCTCACCTGGGGCGCCTTCTCGTATCCAGTCGCCTACTTCGTGACCGACGTCTGCAACCGCGCCGCCGGTCCCTCGCTCGCCCGCCGCGTCGCCTGGATCGGCTTCGGCGTCGGTCTGATTCTCTCCGCCATCCTCGCCCCACCGCGCATCGCCGCCGCGTCCGGCACCGCCTTCATCGTCTCCCAACTCCTCGACGTCGCCATCTTCAACCGCCTCCGCGCAGCGAGTTGGTGGAAAGCCCCCTTCTTCGGCTCCGCTACCGCCTCGATCATCGACACCGCCCTCTTCTTCAGCCTCGCCTTCGCCGGCACCGGCGAGAGCTGGCTCCACCTCGCCACCGGCGACCTCGCCGTGAAACTCTTCATGGCCCTCGCCCTCCTCCCTCCCTACCGCCTCCTCGTTAAGCGCCTCACGGCTTGA
- a CDS encoding Rrf2 family transcriptional regulator, which translates to MTGNSRFAVSVHVLSYLAYKGGAQTTSAEIASSVDTNPVVIRRLLAAFVKARLVNTQKGATGGFSLASAPENISLLDIYRAVEPQTDQGLSRLAPNHKCPVGARIENILKATFAKAQASFETELASVSIADISQQLKAICTGKH; encoded by the coding sequence ATGACTGGAAACTCAAGATTCGCCGTCAGCGTGCACGTGCTGTCGTACCTCGCCTACAAAGGCGGTGCGCAGACCACGTCGGCGGAGATTGCTTCCAGTGTGGACACCAACCCCGTCGTCATCCGCCGTCTCCTCGCCGCCTTCGTCAAAGCCCGCCTCGTCAACACCCAGAAAGGAGCCACCGGCGGCTTCTCTCTCGCGAGCGCCCCGGAAAACATCAGCCTCCTCGATATTTATCGTGCCGTGGAGCCGCAGACCGACCAGGGCCTCAGCCGCCTCGCGCCCAACCACAAATGCCCCGTCGGCGCGCGCATCGAAAACATCCTCAAAGCAACCTTCGCCAAGGCCCAGGCCAGCTTCGAAACCGAACTCGCCAGCGTTTCTATCGCAGACATCAGCCAGCAGCTCAAAGCCATCTGCACCGGCAAACACTGA
- a CDS encoding FMN-dependent NADH-azoreductase, which translates to MSTSKSTTVSVPSLLLLDASPRGERSHSRKLAQEYLANWQAAHPTGNSVTRDLGHEPPPFVNEAWVEGAFTPAEGHSTAARAAIRVSDRYVDELIAADEVVIATPIYNLTIPAVLKAWIDQISRYGRTFTRGENGFVGLLGGKRVRIIVSSGSDFRPASPGGAYNFLDGYLRAFFGFVGITDVTFVYAHSLNDGNPLRETSLAEASATVQSLATAA; encoded by the coding sequence ATGAGCACATCCAAATCCACCACTGTCTCCGTTCCCTCCCTCCTCCTCCTCGACGCCAGCCCACGCGGCGAACGTTCCCACAGCCGCAAGCTCGCCCAGGAATATCTCGCGAATTGGCAAGCCGCGCATCCCACCGGCAACTCCGTCACCCGCGACCTCGGCCACGAACCGCCTCCCTTCGTCAACGAAGCCTGGGTCGAAGGCGCCTTCACGCCCGCCGAAGGCCACTCCACCGCCGCCCGCGCCGCCATCCGCGTCTCCGACCGCTACGTCGACGAACTCATCGCCGCCGACGAAGTCGTCATCGCCACGCCCATCTACAACCTGACCATCCCCGCCGTCCTCAAAGCCTGGATCGACCAAATCTCCCGCTACGGCCGCACCTTCACCCGCGGCGAAAACGGTTTCGTCGGCCTGCTCGGCGGCAAACGCGTCCGTATCATCGTCAGCAGCGGCAGCGATTTCCGCCCCGCCAGTCCCGGCGGCGCCTACAACTTCCTCGACGGTTACCTGCGCGCCTTCTTCGGCTTCGTCGGCATCACCGACGTGACTTTCGTCTACGCGCACAGCCTCAACGACGGCAACCCGCTCCGGGAAACCTCGCTCGCCGAAGCCAGCGCCACCGTCCAATCCCTCGCTACCGCGGCTTGA
- a CDS encoding alpha/beta hydrolase family protein has translation MSSMTPLAVAAAILAITGSAYAKPPHPLDRIKPVPETEAVPTLDFYRPPLFRSPQINSAGTHFAALFSDNDDTTNLLVTDITTGKLEPLGAGRNSDVESFYWLGDRHLMLWLTKEKRYARGMFVAQLSRLSEAYQIEAYNVLHVIGIPRKNPLQPVVWLRANAWDNGRDYGVLKINAKQEIQPVNDGWGLDSKKFPHGTTASVISSYAIPTEGVPAGYTCDNQGELAFAYTQDKGIFTIHRLVDQKWVPCPINLDETEIVGSGDVPGELIVTVPSQNGKPRALHRMDSATGQLGELLYQDDKYDPDGVSLYRHPVSQKIIGLQFTRSGPQTIWLDENYRALQKRLNASFPVPNTVLRIIGSDEAEKRFVVAALSDRCPVAYYQIDLEKGQLGLIKSTAPWIDPKRMLPMQTMTYKTRDGFRIEGYLTLPAGASKEKPAPLLVLPHGGPQARDVWGFNSEVQFFASRGYAVFQPNYRGSTSYQWQFSGDVGWEFTRMHDDVTDGVKALFKTGLIDSRRVAIMGWSFGGYLALAGAVQEKNLYRCAVALAGVYDWEQVIRESKNDDYFRSKHAILLRKLGNPKTQRELFEEISPLRRVSQIKIPVFVAHGKDDLIADVAQSKRLVTELERYNIPFEKHLLSGEGHGFSYYKNRVEIAEAIEAFLAKNLTPLPAELASVAGSIP, from the coding sequence ATGTCTTCAATGACTCCCCTTGCCGTGGCGGCGGCAATCTTGGCTATCACCGGTTCTGCTTACGCTAAACCGCCCCACCCCCTCGACCGGATCAAACCAGTTCCCGAAACCGAGGCGGTCCCTACGCTGGATTTTTATCGGCCTCCTTTGTTTAGAAGCCCGCAGATCAATAGCGCCGGCACCCATTTTGCCGCGCTTTTTTCTGATAACGACGACACTACCAATCTGCTTGTTACAGATATCACGACGGGGAAACTCGAGCCCCTCGGCGCCGGCAGGAACAGCGATGTCGAATCGTTCTACTGGCTCGGCGATCGTCACCTCATGCTATGGCTGACGAAAGAGAAGCGCTACGCCCGGGGCATGTTCGTAGCCCAGCTCTCCCGCCTCTCCGAAGCCTATCAAATCGAAGCATACAACGTTCTTCATGTTATCGGCATTCCGCGTAAAAACCCGCTTCAGCCCGTCGTCTGGTTACGTGCGAATGCGTGGGATAATGGACGCGATTACGGCGTTTTGAAGATTAACGCCAAGCAGGAGATACAGCCGGTAAATGACGGTTGGGGATTGGATAGCAAAAAATTCCCTCATGGGACCACGGCCAGCGTGATTTCCTCTTACGCTATTCCAACGGAGGGCGTGCCTGCTGGCTATACCTGCGACAACCAAGGCGAACTCGCTTTCGCTTATACTCAGGACAAAGGCATTTTCACCATTCACCGTCTGGTGGATCAGAAATGGGTTCCTTGCCCGATCAATCTTGATGAAACCGAAATCGTCGGCAGCGGCGATGTCCCGGGCGAACTCATCGTCACAGTTCCCTCTCAGAATGGGAAACCTCGTGCGCTCCACCGCATGGACTCCGCAACTGGCCAGCTCGGCGAACTTCTTTATCAGGACGATAAATATGATCCGGATGGCGTCTCCTTGTATCGTCATCCGGTCAGCCAGAAAATCATTGGTCTGCAATTTACCCGCTCAGGTCCCCAGACCATCTGGCTCGATGAAAACTATCGAGCACTGCAAAAGCGCCTCAATGCATCGTTTCCAGTACCCAACACAGTCCTGCGTATCATCGGCAGCGATGAGGCCGAAAAACGCTTCGTCGTCGCTGCTCTCAGCGATCGTTGCCCGGTGGCGTACTACCAGATCGACCTCGAAAAAGGGCAGCTCGGCCTGATCAAAAGCACTGCGCCATGGATCGATCCCAAGCGCATGCTGCCTATGCAGACGATGACCTATAAAACCCGCGACGGATTTCGCATTGAGGGCTACCTGACTTTACCCGCCGGCGCCTCCAAAGAAAAACCCGCGCCATTACTCGTGCTTCCACACGGCGGCCCGCAGGCACGCGACGTTTGGGGCTTTAATTCGGAAGTACAATTTTTCGCCAGTCGCGGATACGCCGTTTTCCAGCCAAACTATCGCGGGTCCACGAGCTATCAATGGCAGTTCTCCGGGGATGTAGGATGGGAGTTCACACGCATGCATGACGACGTCACCGATGGCGTGAAGGCACTCTTTAAAACCGGTCTGATCGATTCGCGCCGCGTTGCGATCATGGGCTGGTCATTCGGTGGCTATCTGGCGCTGGCAGGAGCTGTTCAGGAAAAAAATCTTTATCGCTGCGCTGTCGCGCTCGCCGGTGTCTATGATTGGGAGCAGGTGATTCGGGAATCGAAAAACGACGATTACTTCCGCAGCAAGCACGCGATTTTACTTCGGAAACTGGGTAACCCCAAAACCCAACGCGAGTTGTTCGAGGAAATTTCTCCATTGCGACGCGTTAGTCAGATCAAGATCCCCGTCTTTGTCGCTCACGGGAAAGACGACCTGATCGCCGATGTCGCTCAGTCCAAGCGTCTCGTTACGGAATTAGAACGCTACAACATTCCCTTCGAGAAACATTTACTCAGCGGTGAAGGCCACGGGTTCTCGTACTACAAAAATCGCGTTGAAATCGCTGAGGCGATTGAAGCGTTTCTCGCTAAAAACCTAACACCACTCCCTGCGGAGCTCGCGTCTGTAGCCGGGTCCATTCCCTGA
- a CDS encoding TrmH family RNA methyltransferase, whose translation MFVEKITSLQNPRVKQLVKLRDRRPRDEAGVFLVEGYREVRRALEKGVKLQEIYFSPEWFLGENEPALIAEAQAAGAQAFELSKEAFAKVAYRERPDGLLAVAPQWKRGLEDLALKPQPFLLVVEAIEKPGNLGTILRSADAAGVDALIVCDPVTDLFNPNVVRASTGVLFSVPVVVAESGPVRAWLKERGIRAVATTPAAKELHTNTDLRGPVAIVMGSEQYGLSDFWLKESDAQVRIPMAGQADSLNVAMATIITLFEAVRQRG comes from the coding sequence ATGTTTGTCGAAAAAATCACCAGTCTCCAGAATCCGCGTGTGAAGCAGCTCGTGAAGCTGCGTGACCGGCGTCCGCGCGATGAGGCGGGCGTGTTTCTTGTGGAGGGTTATCGCGAGGTGCGAAGGGCGTTGGAGAAAGGCGTGAAGCTGCAGGAGATTTATTTTTCGCCGGAGTGGTTTCTGGGGGAGAATGAGCCCGCGTTGATCGCTGAAGCGCAGGCGGCGGGGGCGCAGGCGTTTGAGTTGTCGAAGGAGGCTTTTGCGAAAGTGGCTTATCGGGAGCGGCCGGATGGGTTGCTGGCGGTGGCACCGCAGTGGAAGCGCGGGCTGGAGGATCTGGCGCTGAAGCCGCAGCCGTTTCTCCTGGTGGTCGAGGCGATCGAGAAGCCGGGGAATCTCGGGACGATTTTGCGGAGTGCGGATGCGGCGGGCGTGGATGCGCTGATCGTGTGCGATCCGGTGACGGATTTGTTTAACCCCAATGTGGTGCGGGCATCGACGGGCGTTTTGTTTTCAGTGCCGGTGGTCGTGGCGGAGAGTGGGCCGGTGCGCGCGTGGCTAAAGGAACGCGGTATCCGTGCTGTGGCCACAACGCCGGCGGCGAAGGAGCTGCACACCAACACCGATCTGCGCGGGCCGGTGGCGATCGTGATGGGGAGCGAGCAGTACGGGCTCAGCGATTTCTGGCTGAAGGAGAGTGACGCGCAGGTGCGCATCCCGATGGCGGGTCAGGCGGATTCGCTGAACGTGGCGATGGCGACGATCATCACGCTGTTCGAGGCGGTGCGGCAGCGGGGGTAA
- a CDS encoding class I SAM-dependent RNA methyltransferase: protein MVKKKKFNDHPFAYHAEIELEIATLTNLGVGLGRVPLRDPATGEDTQWVVMVPFALPGERVRARAFRNHKNFTEADLVEVLTPSPHRVDPLCPLFGRCGGCQYQNFTYAEQLAWKRRQVEELLKYMAGLEFLVAPVIGSPKEYGYRSKITPHFSPPRDPAALSTLNPQLSASAFPIGFLRQGTRFGLLDVPQCPIATDAINEKLPEVRAKTHARAAAGEFKRDSTLLLRHAQEGVITEYDAVIHEQVGDLKLHFLARDFFQNNPFILPAFTSYVRQQAAASGARFLVDAYCGSGLFALTAAPSFEKVAGVELSATSINFARENATANGIANATFLAGDASAIFAGLTFPPRDTVIVIDPPRKGCDENFLNQLFAFGPRAVVYVSCDPATQMRDLKHFTAHGYTLSAVQPFDLFPQTRHLECVVTLHAPEKL, encoded by the coding sequence GTGGTTAAAAAGAAAAAATTTAACGACCATCCCTTCGCGTATCACGCCGAGATCGAGCTCGAGATCGCCACGCTGACCAACCTCGGCGTCGGCCTCGGCCGCGTTCCTCTCCGCGATCCCGCCACCGGCGAAGATACGCAATGGGTCGTCATGGTCCCCTTCGCGCTCCCCGGCGAACGCGTCCGCGCCCGCGCCTTCCGCAACCACAAGAACTTCACCGAAGCCGATCTCGTCGAAGTCCTCACACCGTCGCCCCACCGCGTCGATCCGCTCTGCCCGCTCTTCGGCCGCTGCGGCGGCTGCCAGTACCAAAATTTCACCTACGCCGAGCAGCTCGCCTGGAAACGCCGCCAGGTCGAAGAGCTCCTCAAGTACATGGCCGGCCTCGAATTCCTCGTCGCCCCCGTCATCGGCTCGCCCAAGGAGTATGGCTACCGCTCCAAAATCACCCCGCACTTCAGCCCGCCGCGCGATCCCGCCGCTCTCTCAACGCTCAACCCTCAACTCTCAGCGTCCGCATTCCCCATCGGCTTTCTCCGCCAGGGCACCCGCTTCGGCCTCCTCGACGTCCCGCAATGCCCGATCGCGACCGATGCCATCAACGAAAAGCTCCCCGAGGTCCGCGCCAAAACCCACGCCCGCGCCGCCGCCGGTGAGTTCAAACGCGATTCCACCCTCCTCCTCCGCCACGCCCAGGAAGGCGTCATCACCGAGTACGACGCCGTCATCCACGAACAAGTCGGCGATCTGAAACTCCACTTCCTCGCCCGCGACTTTTTCCAGAACAACCCCTTCATCCTCCCCGCGTTCACCTCGTACGTCCGCCAGCAGGCCGCTGCCTCCGGCGCGCGTTTCCTCGTCGACGCCTACTGCGGTTCCGGACTCTTCGCCCTCACCGCCGCACCTTCGTTTGAAAAAGTCGCCGGCGTAGAACTCAGCGCCACCTCGATCAACTTCGCCCGCGAAAACGCCACCGCCAACGGCATCGCCAACGCCACCTTCCTCGCCGGCGACGCCTCCGCCATCTTCGCCGGCCTCACCTTTCCCCCGCGCGACACCGTCATCGTCATCGATCCACCGCGCAAAGGTTGCGACGAAAACTTCCTCAACCAGCTCTTCGCCTTCGGCCCCCGCGCCGTCGTGTACGTCTCCTGCGACCCCGCCACACAGATGCGTGACCTCAAGCACTTCACCGCGCACGGCTACACACTCAGCGCCGTGCAGCCCTTCGACCTCTTCCCCCAGACACGCCACCTCGAGTGCGTCGTCACCCTGCACGCCCCCGAAAAGCTGTAG
- a CDS encoding PAS domain-containing sensor histidine kinase has product MIPLSSEPASSPRQHEPDADVYRLLAEQAGMVVYDYDIASGRIAWSGATASLLGYTLEEFQLIDVTCWEEMIHPDDRAEAVTLLTSAISSQKAYNTVYRFLHKNGHHIHLHDRGSFVIASGRHRLIGSMIDVSDSRLRARALTGLLERVVVSPGRAFFDQLAQELYRTLDATRVFVGRLSDDADTMLPLAVCHRGEASVIDPYRLAGSPSAAVLHRGDGLLCCWGNAAEILPAHNAMFASWSVNTYVGCALTSPTGYRIGVLSAMFARPPAKREAVIAILQLFAARAAAEIERRETESALRSSEARFRSLSESSPVGVYQFDPHGNCTYVNKRWSEITGISYKDALHKGWREKLPPDELQRLLLAWQTFTSGNGEFSHKLRFAHPADGSTRWIQFHARRLLAPGGELGGYVGTIDDITAEMEAEAEIRRLNASLEERVAERTAQLAAANAELEAFSYSVSHDLRSPLRAIDGFSRAIAEDYDAALDDNGRDYLRRIRDASQRMAQLIDDLLRLSRATRTQMRVDTIDLAALAQNVATELRQADTPGRHVEFTCPSALPAKVDRDLMRIVLDNLLGNAWKYTRRQPSPKIEFSVANAPADSPDQGCLVYTIRDNGAGFDMKYAGKLFAPFQRLHTRAEFEGTGIGLATVRRIITRHGGRVWAESALDLGTQIHFTLKTPAS; this is encoded by the coding sequence ATGATACCCCTTAGTTCCGAGCCTGCTTCATCCCCCCGCCAACACGAGCCAGACGCCGACGTCTACCGTCTGCTCGCCGAACAAGCCGGCATGGTCGTTTACGACTATGACATCGCCTCCGGCCGCATCGCCTGGTCCGGCGCTACCGCCTCCCTTCTCGGCTACACCCTCGAAGAATTTCAACTCATCGACGTCACCTGCTGGGAGGAAATGATCCACCCCGACGACCGTGCCGAAGCCGTCACCCTGCTAACCTCCGCCATCTCTTCCCAAAAAGCCTACAACACCGTTTACCGCTTCCTCCACAAAAACGGTCACCACATCCACCTCCACGACCGAGGCAGCTTTGTCATCGCCAGCGGCCGTCACCGACTCATCGGCTCGATGATCGACGTCTCCGACAGCCGCCTGCGCGCCCGCGCCCTCACCGGCCTGCTTGAGCGCGTAGTCGTTTCCCCAGGACGCGCCTTCTTCGATCAGCTCGCCCAGGAACTCTACCGCACGCTCGACGCCACCCGCGTCTTCGTCGGCCGCCTCTCCGACGATGCCGACACCATGCTCCCCCTCGCCGTCTGCCACCGCGGCGAAGCGTCGGTGATCGACCCCTACAGACTCGCCGGCAGCCCATCTGCCGCCGTCCTCCACCGCGGCGACGGCCTCCTCTGCTGCTGGGGTAACGCCGCCGAGATTCTCCCCGCCCACAACGCCATGTTCGCCAGCTGGAGCGTCAACACCTACGTCGGCTGCGCCCTCACCTCCCCCACCGGCTACCGCATCGGCGTCCTCAGCGCCATGTTCGCCCGCCCCCCCGCCAAGCGCGAAGCCGTCATCGCCATCCTCCAGCTCTTCGCCGCCCGAGCCGCCGCCGAGATCGAACGCCGCGAAACCGAGTCCGCCCTCCGCTCCAGCGAAGCCCGCTTCCGCTCCCTCTCCGAAAGCTCCCCCGTCGGCGTTTACCAGTTCGACCCCCACGGCAACTGCACCTACGTCAACAAACGCTGGTCCGAGATCACCGGCATCTCCTACAAAGACGCCCTCCACAAAGGCTGGCGCGAAAAACTCCCCCCCGACGAACTCCAGCGCCTCCTGCTCGCGTGGCAGACCTTCACCAGCGGCAACGGCGAGTTCTCGCACAAACTCCGCTTCGCCCACCCAGCCGACGGCTCCACGCGCTGGATACAGTTCCACGCCCGCCGCCTCCTCGCCCCGGGCGGCGAACTCGGCGGCTACGTCGGCACCATCGACGACATCACCGCTGAGATGGAGGCCGAGGCCGAGATCCGCCGCCTCAACGCCTCCCTCGAAGAACGCGTCGCCGAGCGCACCGCCCAGCTCGCCGCCGCCAACGCCGAGCTCGAGGCCTTCAGCTACTCCGTCTCCCACGACCTCCGCAGCCCCCTGCGCGCCATCGACGGCTTCTCCCGCGCCATCGCCGAAGACTACGACGCCGCCCTCGATGATAACGGCCGCGACTACCTCCGCCGCATCCGCGACGCCTCCCAGCGCATGGCCCAGCTCATCGACGACCTCCTCCGCCTCTCCCGCGCCACCCGCACCCAGATGCGCGTCGACACCATCGACCTCGCCGCCCTCGCCCAAAACGTCGCCACCGAACTTCGCCAGGCGGATACACCCGGCCGCCACGTCGAGTTCACCTGCCCCTCCGCTCTCCCCGCCAAGGTTGACCGCGACCTCATGCGCATCGTCCTCGATAACCTCCTCGGCAACGCCTGGAAATACACCCGCCGCCAGCCCTCCCCGAAAATCGAGTTTTCTGTCGCCAACGCCCCCGCCGATTCCCCAGATCAAGGCTGCCTCGTTTATACGATCCGGGACAACGGGGCCGGTTTCGACATGAAGTATGCGGGAAAACTCTTTGCTCCATTTCAGCGATTGCACACCCGTGCCGAATTTGAAGGCACCGGCATCGGCCTCGCCACCGTCCGCCGCATCATCACACGCCACGGCGGCCGCGTCTGGGCCGAGTCCGCCCTGGATCTGGGCACCCAAATCCACTTCACGCTCAAAACGCCCGCATCCTAA
- a CDS encoding response regulator, which yields MPAPSRKILLVEDNPDDVALTLRAFKKNSITNEVVIATDGQEALDWLFGTGAHAGRDTSDLPAFVLLDLKLPKLDGMEVLRAMRADPRTALLRVIMLTTSREEGDVVESYSLGATSYIRKPVDFDEFIRVVGQLGLYWLILNEPAPGR from the coding sequence ATGCCAGCCCCTTCCCGCAAAATCCTCCTCGTCGAAGACAACCCCGACGACGTCGCCCTCACTCTCCGCGCCTTTAAGAAAAACAGCATCACCAACGAAGTCGTCATCGCCACCGACGGCCAAGAAGCCCTCGACTGGCTCTTCGGCACCGGCGCCCACGCCGGCCGAGACACCTCCGACCTCCCCGCCTTCGTCCTCCTCGACCTCAAACTCCCCAAACTCGACGGCATGGAAGTCCTCCGCGCCATGCGCGCCGACCCCCGCACTGCCCTCCTCCGCGTCATCATGCTCACCACCTCCCGCGAAGAAGGCGACGTCGTCGAAAGCTACTCCCTCGGCGCCACCAGCTACATCCGCAAACCCGTCGACTTCGACGAATTCATCCGCGTCGTCGGCCAGCTCGGCCTCTACTGGCTCATCCTCAACGAACCCGCACCCGGCCGTTAA